AAAGTTAAGGGCACACAAAAAGTGTGCAAGAATAATTATAACCGTTATTCGCACAAACTGCAAGTCATGAACGTTGTCGACGAAGATTTTGGAAGAAATTTGTTAGCATTTGTCCGCACTCATCACGAAGCACGCCAGCAGTGACATCCGCTTGGTGGTTGAACTGCTCCTCTTGAAGCAAATTCATTAATGTACCCGCACAGCCACCTTTTGGATCAGAAGCACCATACACGACACGTGCGATTCGCGAAAGAACGATCGCACCACTGCACATTGCACAAGGCTCCAATGTTACATACAACACGGCGTCATTTAAACGCCAAAACCCGGTATGCTGGCATGCTTTATCAATTGCAAGCAACTCAGCATGAGCAACAGCACGCTGCTCGATCTCGCGCAAGTTATGTGCAACAGCGATGACTTCACCATGTTGGACAATGACAGCTCCAATCGGAACCTCTCCAAGCTGCTCCGCCTGTTTTGCTTGCTCAATCGCGAGTTTCATATAATATTCATCAGTTTGTTGCAAAATTTCCAACCGCTTCACCGTCTTTACCACTTACTTTTACGCTTCATTTTATCAGAACAAATGAGGACAAGCCATCACGGCTTTCGCAAAATGAATCGATTGGCTAAAACAGGCCAGATTGCAGGATCTTCCATACCTAAACGCC
This genomic window from Litoribacterium kuwaitense contains:
- the tadA gene encoding tRNA adenosine(34) deaminase TadA yields the protein MEILQQTDEYYMKLAIEQAKQAEQLGEVPIGAVIVQHGEVIAVAHNLREIEQRAVAHAELLAIDKACQHTGFWRLNDAVLYVTLEPCAMCSGAIVLSRIARVVYGASDPKGGCAGTLMNLLQEEQFNHQADVTAGVLRDECGQMLTNFFQNLRRQRS